Below is a genomic region from Halostella litorea.
CGTCTCCTCGGGCGGTGCCGTCACCGGGAGGGCGACGGCGTCGCCGTACGACCGGACCTTCCGGGCGTCGTCGTACACGCCCTCGGCGCGGAACGACTCGATGGCGACCTCCGCGCGGGGCTTCTCCACGACGGCGGCGAGGTCCTCGGCCGCGGCGGGGTCGCCCTCACTCATCGTCCGGGACGGCGTCCGCCGGGAGCACGTGCAGGCCCGCCCGGCTCTTCAGCACAGGGACCGCGTCCGCGTCCGGGTCGAGGTAGTCGGGGCGCGCGACGGTCTTCGACTCGTACGTCTCGGGGTCCAACACCTGCACGGCGTGTTCGTCCTCGACGGCGACGAGCGTCGTCTCCGCCGCGTCGTCGACCGTACCGAGCGTCCGTGCCTCGGGCGCGTCGCCGTCCTCGAACGACGCCTCGTAGGCCTCGCCGGAGGCCAGCCGCCGCCCCTTCAGGTTGCCCTGCACGCTCCGGACGAGGACCGGGCCGTCGCCGTCCTCCGGGTCGATCACGTCGCCCGGCGTGAACGGCGGCAGGCGGACGGCGTAGGTGACGCGGTACACCTCGTTGCCGTCCTCGTCCTCGGTGACGAGCGTCTCGTGGTCCTCGAACGACCCGCCGAACTCCGCCGTCACCCGGCGGGCGATCTTTCGGCCGATCTTGTTGGTCGACACCTTGAGGTTCAGGCCGTCGTCCGTCTCGGTCGCCTCCGTGACGAAGGCGTTGCGGTCGCCCGTCTCCTCCATCTCGGCGACGACCTCGTGGGCGATGGCCTCCGCCCGCTCGACCTCCTCGGCGGTCGGGTCGCGGTCGGCCGCGCGGACCTGGACGATGCTGGCGTAGTAGTCGCCCGCGATGCGGCCACAGCGGTCGCAGGTGCCCCGGGATATCTTCACCGGGACGACGACCTGTTCCTCCAGGGGCGTCTCGCGGACGATCCCCGTGAAGTAACAGTGCATCCGGATTGTGTTCTGGTCGACCTGCTCGGGGTCGACCTGCCAGGTCACCTCGCGGGCGTCGACGTGGACGCCGAGCGCCTCGCTGACCTCGTCGATGGCGACGTCGGTGTAGTCCCGGGCGTCGACGTCGACCCAGCGGTTGCCGCGGTGGACCGCCCCGCACTGCGAGCAAACTTGCACCTCGATGCGGTCGGGCGCGGACACGAGTTCGAAGTCCTCGAA
It encodes:
- a CDS encoding 60S ribosomal export protein NMD3, which translates into the protein MSESRAFCPRCGDAVAEREGLRPGEARSDPNLCDACYFEDFELVSAPDRIEVQVCSQCGAVHRGNRWVDVDARDYTDVAIDEVSEALGVHVDAREVTWQVDPEQVDQNTIRMHCYFTGIVRETPLEEQVVVPVKISRGTCDRCGRIAGDYYASIVQVRAADRDPTAEEVERAEAIAHEVVAEMEETGDRNAFVTEATETDDGLNLKVSTNKIGRKIARRVTAEFGGSFEDHETLVTEDEDGNEVYRVTYAVRLPPFTPGDVIDPEDGDGPVLVRSVQGNLKGRRLASGEAYEASFEDGDAPEARTLGTVDDAAETTLVAVEDEHAVQVLDPETYESKTVARPDYLDPDADAVPVLKSRAGLHVLPADAVPDDE